The genomic segment CGCGAGGCGTGGCACCTCGTGAGCCTGTTGCAGGAACCGGTGTACCTGCTGAGCGGCACGAACTTCCCGATCTCGGTGCTGCCGCGGGCGGTCGCGGTCGTCGCCAGCGCGATCCCACTGACGCTCGGCATGGACGCGATGCGCCAGGTCCTCTTCCGCGCGCCGGGCCTCTTCGACGTGTGGGGGGAGATCGGCGTTCTGGCCGGACTGGCGGTGGTGTTCTTCTTCGCCGCCCGCCGGGGCCTGCGGTACCTCGAGCGCCGCGCCCGCGAAGAGGGGAAGCTGTCCGTGCGGTGGCAGTGAGGCCAACTCCCCAGCGAGCGAGCCGCGAGCCCGCCGGTGCTACGAACGCCCAACAACCGGCACGGGCGCGGGTTTCCGAATGTCGGGCTCGCGAACGCGGGTGAATCGCACCGGCGGGCTCACGCCGCGCCGCTCGCCGAGCCGGTGTGGCGACCGTTCTTGTCGGCGCCGCGACCCGGGCCGAATCGGGGGGCTGACGACCCGCGCGGCTTTCTTAGAATCTCCGGCACGTTTCCTCTTCCCGACCCTCTTCCTCGGAGTCCCACCGTGCCGACCAACGCGCCGCTCAACCGCAAACTCCGCATGGGCCTCATCGGCGGCGGACAGGGTTCCTTCATCGGCCGCGTTCACGCCACCGCCGCCGTACTCGACAACCGCGCCGCCCTCGTTGCCGGGGCGCTGTCCAGCGACCCCGTCCGGGCGAAAGCGTCGGCGGCGGACTACGACATCCCGGCCGAGCGCGCCTACGCCTCCTACAAGGAGATGGCCGAGACCGAGGCCCAGCGCGCCGACAAGGTGGACTTCGTCTCCGTCGCCACGCCCAACCACACGCACTTCGAGATCGCCAAGACCTTCGTGGAGGCCGGCTTCAACGTCGTCTGCGACAAGCCGCTGACGCTCGACCTCCCGCAGGCCGAGGAACTGCTGAAGGTGGTCGAGACGAGCGGCGTGGTGTTCGCCGTCACGCACAACTACACCGGTTACCCGCTCGTGCGCCAGGCCCGCGAGATGGTGCTGAGCGGCGAACTGGGCGAGATCAACGCGATCCGCTCCAACTACATCCAGGGCTGGCTCCGCACCCGGCTCGAAGCGAGCGACCAGAAGCAGGCCAAGTGGCGCACCGACCCGAAGCAGAGCGGCGCCGCCGGGTGCTTCGGCGACATCGGTACGCACGCGTACAACCTCGGCCGCTTCATCACCGGTCTGCTGCCGAAGGAGCTCTCCTGCTCCCTGAAGATCTTCGAGGAGGGCCGGGCGCTCGACGACTACGGCGTGGCGCTCGTGCGGTTCGAGAACGGGGCGCTGGCCACCGTCACCGCGAGCCAGATCTCGCACGGCCGCGAGAACGACCTGTTCATCGAAGTGGACGGCACGAAGGGCGCGATCGAGTGGCACCAGGAGGAGCCGAACAAGCTCCTGGTGCGGAAGAACGGCGAGCCCCACAAGCTGTACACCCGCAACGGCGGCCCGTACCTCGGTGCGGCCCAGGCCAGCAGCGTCCGCCTGCCGAGCGGCCACCCGGAAGCGTTCTTCGAGGCGTTCGCTAACGTTTACGGCACGGCCTACGACGCGATGGTGAAGCGGGACGCCGGTCAGAAATTCGAGACGGTCAACACGATCTACCCGAACGTGTACGATGGCGTGGAGGGGATGCTGTTCATCACGCAGTGCGTCGAGAGCAGCAAGCACAACGGCGGCTGGGTGCCGTTCCGCCACCCGAAGAGCCGGAAGTGATGTGAGTTCGACCCGCAAGGGGCTTTATCATGCCGCGACGCTACGTTCTCGTTCTCGTCGCGGTCACGCTCGTGGTCCTTGGCGCGGGATTGTTGTTCACGGCGGTGTCTCGCGTGCGCGAAGCCGCCGCACGCATGGCCTGCACCAGCCACTTCAAGCAGTGGGCGCTCGCGCTGCACAACTATGCAGCCTTGTTCCCAGACGAGCGCGGTACGAAGAAGCTCGATGCATTTCCCGCCGGAACAGTTCCGAATTCCGTTCTTCCGCCCGAGGAGCGGTTGAGCTGGTGGGTTCCGGTGCTGCCATTTATGGAACAGGGCGCTGTCTGCGACCAGTTCGACCTGACAAGGGGGGCCGGCGATCCGCGCAACGCGGAACCCGTGAGCCACCGTTTACAGTGGCTTGTGTGCCCTTCGTCCGGCGAGTACGACCGCGGCACGCACGAATGGAAGTCGGCAGCTCCGCTCACGCATTACGTCGGCGTAGCCGGGGTCGGCCCGGACGCGGCGACACTTCCCCTCGGCCATCCGCGCGCCGGCGTCTTCGGCTATGACCGACGCACGGCGTTTCTCGGCGACTTCCCCGACGGCGTCTCGAACACGCTGCTTCTCATCGAAACGGCGCAGACCCCCGGCCACTGGGCGTACGGCGGCGCCGCGACCGTGCGCGCGTTTGCGCCGGACATGGCGCCGTACATCGGGCCGGGTCGGCCGTTCGGCGGCTGGCACAACGGCACCCCGGTGCTGTTCGGACAGCGCACGCACACGTGCGTCGTGGCGATGGCCGATGGCGCGGTGCGCTCGTTCAGCAACGCGACCGCGCCGGAGGTACTTGAAGCACTCGCCACGGTCGCAGGTCACGAATCACTTCCCGCGGACTGGTAGCCGCAATTTTTTCGCAGATGTGAACCGCGCTGTCGCGCCTCTTTATTGCGGTTAAAACAACCGCGGGTTCTTCGATGCCCCCAACGCCGATCCTTCACGCCCTGTCCGTCGCCATCGGGGCCGACACGGCCCCGGACTCCGAACTGCTCCGGCGGTTCGCGGACGGGAACGACCGGACCGCGTTCGAACTGGTCGTCCGCCGGCACGCCGAACTGGTGTGGGGCGTCTGCCGGGCGACGCTGCCGCACGATCTGCACGCGGCCGAAGACGCGTTCCAGGCCACGTTCCTCGCCCTCGCCCGGCGGGCCGCCTCGGTCCGCGACGGCTCGGCGGCCGGCTGGCTGTTCCGCGTCGCGCGGAACGCGGCCGGTCGCGCGAGCGCCCGCAGTGCCCGGCGCCGGACCGAACCGCTACCCGACCGGCAGGCCGCGGACGCGCCATCGGTTGAAGAGACCGCGGCCGTGCGCGAACGGGCGCCGGTCGTGATCGAAGAAGTGGACCGGCTCGCCGCCGTGCTCCGCGAGCCCGTCGTGCTGTGTTTCTTCGAGGGCTGCACGCACGCCGAGGCCGCGGCCCGGCTCGGCTGGCCGGTGGGCACCGTCGCGAGTCGGCTGGCGCGAGCCAAAGACCTCCTGCGCGCCCGGCTCGTGCGCCGCGGGGTCACGCTGCCATCAGCGGGAGTAGGGGCGGTGCTGGCGGCGGACGGTGCGAGCGCCGCGCCCGTCCGCCACGTTCTCGGGATCGTCGGCGCCCCGGTCGGCAGGATTCCGCCGGGGGTTCTTTCTCTCACGCAAGGAGTGCTATCAGCCATGCGATTCGCACAACTCAAGACTGCTGTCGTGGTCGTCGTGCTCGCCGCCGGGTTGGCGGCGGGCGCCGCCGTGCCGCGGACCGGGTCCGCGGCGCCGACCAGCGATCGCGCCACGCTCGCCCGGCCCGCCGCGTCACGCGCCCCGCAGAAGGACAAGCCGGACCCGAAGGAGCGGGAGGCGAAGGAGCTGAAAGCCCTCAAGGGCGAGTGGCGGGCCGTGGAAATCGAGGCGGACGGAATGAAACTCAGCGAGGTCGGATCAGCCGCGATCGTCGCGACCGTCCGAGCGACCTTCTCCGACAATGATTTCCGGTTCTCCATGATGGGTAACAAAGGGGACTTCAAGCTGGCCCTCGCGCTCGCCGAGTCCCCGCACCGCATCAACCTGACAGTGCAGGGCGGGGGCGAAAATCCTGATGCGGGCAAGGTCGTTCATGGGATCTACGAGCGGACCGGCGATACGCTCAAATTTTCCTTCGATCCGAAAAAAACGCCGACGAAGTTCAAGGCCGGTGCGGGGCAGAGCTTCTTCATCATGGAGCGAATCAAGGACGAGGGGGAGGAACTGAAGGCGCTCGCGGGCGAATGGAAGAACGCCAAGCCGAGTACTGCCGAGCAAGTACACGCCGGAACTGAGGACTTCGCGATAACGCTGAACATTGAGCAGGCGAGTGCGCGAATAAAGAGCGGAGAGGTCGATGAAACGCTCGCGATCCGAGTCGACCCGTCGGCCGTCCCGCCGACGATCGACCTGGTCGCAACGGACGGCAAAGAAAACGGCACCAAGCTCGCCGGAGTTTACTTCCGACAGAGGGATAAATTGATGGTCTGCTTCTCCGCAGACGCTGAGGACGCGCCACGTCCAACCGAACTGAAGCCCGGTGACGGTCGGATGTTCCTCGTCCTCGAACGCGCCCCGAAGAAGTGACCGCTCGCGTTCACCGCCCGGCGAGTGCCGCGGACAGTTCGCGGGCGAACCGGGCGGTGAACTTCGCCCCCCCGCCTTTGAGCAGGTGGTGCGAGTCGTAGAAATCGTTCTCGTCGTCCAGCCAGAACCGGGCGTCGATCACCGGCGTCCCGAACTCGCCCGCCGTCCGTGCGACGTACTCGTCGAACGCCCGCAACCCGTCCGGATCGTACCAGCTCCGAAAGACCGGCCCCTCGGGCATCCGCAGCAGAACGACCGGGATGCCGTGTTCGGCCGCCTCGCGGAGCGTGTCCCGGAACGCCCGATCGGCGGCCGGGCGCACGGCCATCTTCTTCACGGCGCCGTTGGCCGCCATCGCGCTCGCCATGTACCGCGCGCGGTCCTCCGGGCTGAGGTCATTGAGGATGGAACTCCGGCCGCCGCGCGGGAGGGGCACTTCTTGACCGGCGAACGGGTCGTCCGCGCGAGCGAGGTCCCCGATCCGCTTGAACCGGTGCCGCAGGAAGTGGTACTCGTACCCGAACGGCGCGTCCGAGTAGGCGTGAACGAGGGGCATGTCCGCAAGGGCGAAGTGTGCGCAGACGAACCCCTCGTTCTCCCGCGTGAAAAACGTGGGCATCAGTTCGATCACCACCGCCGCCGGGCGCACGCCGTCGCGGAGCAGGTTGTGGAGGATCAACCGGGTGAGGGACGGCCCCGCGCCCATGTGCGCGGCGCTTACCCAGACCGGGCCGCCGGGCTCGTCGGGCATCTGTTCGGGTTGGAACCCGTGCAGCACCCGGGAACTCCCGATGACGACCCCGAGCGGGCGGTCGGGGTGGTCCGCGGCGGTGGCTTTCACCACCCGTAACCGGACGAAGTAGTCGGTGTCGGTGATCTCCGGCACCGCGGCCTCGACGGCCGCCCACACCCCGAGCAGCACCAGGACGAATGCGGGGGGGAAGAGCAACACCGCCCGCCGTGCGCGACGGGTCCGAGATGGGACCGGAGCGCGTGCCGGGGCAGCGCGAGGGGTCCAACGAAGGAACGCGGTCGTCAGCCGCGAAGCGGTCGCACGCATGGAATGTGTATTGACGACCGCAAAGAACCTGTCAAGCGGAACAGCCCGCGGCGCGATCTCATCCGGCCGGACGGCGCGGGCCTCACTTCAGCGCGGCGACAAAATCGTAAGTCGTTGCAATCCACGGTATTAGCAGGATGAGACAGGGGACGGCGAGCCACGTCCCGTGTCGCGGTTCGAGGGCGTCGCACAGCGGGCAGAACACCGCTCGCACCGTTCCGGGGAAGTTCGACACGATCGCGCCGAGGACGGTCCACCAGATCAGTGCCGCGCCGGCCCCGACGAACAGCCCGGCGGCGGCGGGGGCCAACGTCGGGCTAGCGGGAATCGCCTCGAGTAACTTCCGGTCCTCTTCGAGCTGCGCCGCCCATCGCTCCTTCCGGTCCTTTTCGCGCAACCTCTGGTAGCTGGACGGGTGTCGGACGCTCTCCGGCCGGTCGTGGTTTTGCACCCGGTACGTTGCTTCCGACACTTCTTGAGCCGCTGCTATACCCAGACCCGCCGGCCACACGATCGCCGCGATTAGCAGCGTCGCACTCACGAGAACCACCGGCGGGTAGAGCAGCCACTTCCGCCCGGTGCCGAGGACCAGACCCTTCTCGCGGGCGTGCGCCAGTCCGGCACGGGAGAGCAGGTAGCTCACCGGCAGACACACCGGGAGCAGGACGCCGAACGTGAGGACCCCGAGCGCGAACACGCCGAACGACAGGTACGCCAGCCGCCAGTCTTCCGGCCCGCTCCACAGCGTGAACCGGACCCGCCGCGCCTGCGCGACCGCCGCCGTCCGCGCCCCGCGGAGCAGGTGCGTTGCCCGGAACCACAGGGTCGGGTCGTCGCCGGTCCCCCACTGCGACGGCGGCCCGAGCCGGGCCAGCACCGCGTCGAGCGCGGCCAGCGGCACGGGCCGCGGCGCGCCCAGCAGCTCGCGCTCGACGTGCTCGCGGATGTCCGCCTCGATGTCGTCCGGGTTCACGTCCGGCGAGCGCGCCAGCGCCGCCCGCGTCTGGCGCAGGTAGTCGTCGAACCGGTCCGCGGCGTCCGGGGACAGCCCGATGTCAGCGGGTGCGTGTGTCATGACTGCTACTCTCCAACGGTGACCGTTTCGATGCCGTCGCGAACCTCGGCCCACGCCTTCATCATCTTGGTCAGCAGCAGCCGCCCGCGGGCGGTGAGCTGGTAGTACTTGCGCGCCGGCCCCTCGGGCGACTCGACGAGCGTCGTGTCCACCAGCCCCTCCTTCTTGAACCGGCTGAGGATCGGGTAGATCGTGCCCTCCCCCATCACCAGCCCGTTCACCCCGGAGAGCCGCTTCGCGATGTCGTAGCCGTACATGCGGTCGCCCTTCAGGGTGGCCAGAACGCACAGTTCGAGCAGCCCCTTCCGCATCTGCGTCGTCCAGTTGGCGAGGAAGTCCGCGTCCATGTCGGAACTATAGTGCAACGCAAGGTAGCTGTCAATGGGCAGAAGCTGGCAAAAAAGAACCCGCACACGAGGTGCGGGTTCGGAGCGCGGAGCCGGGGGTGGGGTGTAATACCAAGTCGTGTTGATCGGTACCCCTGGGACCGCGGGCGTCCCGCCCGCTGCGTTGCGGATCAATTCGCTATACGTGACACGCCGGCGCGATTTCGTGGGCGTAGCAAGCGGGCGGGACGCCCGCGGTCCCAGGGTTACTGATCAATTCGATCCCGTATCACATCCCGAGCGACCGGCTCCGGAAGGTCGGTCACTCGCTCCGCGAGTGACACCCTCGACCATCTCCACGTGCCACGGCACGACTCGCGGAGCGAGTCGACTACTTTCCTGAACCGATTCCTTACAGGAAACGGCGGCTGCTTGTTTAGGCCCTCACGAGCCCGTCGGGGCCGCGTCGGGTTCCGCTTCGCGCACCGGAACCGGTACTTCGAGCACGGTCTCCTTCATCTCGTCCGGTGCCGGCTCCGGCCGCGCGGCCCGGGCGCGCCGTCGGGTGGCCCACGCCGCGATCCGCTTTCCGCGGTGCAACAGGTCGTCCCAGATCGAGTAGGCGACCGGCGTGACGAGCAGCGACAGCAGCAGCGACAGCAGTTGCCCGCCGAGGATCACCTTCGCCATGCTCGCGCGGGCGCCGGCGCCGGGGCCGCGCCCGGTGGCGATCGGGATCATCGCTGCCACGAGCATCACGGTCGTCATCAGGATCGGCCGGAACCGCGCCTCGTTGGCCCTCAGGATGGCCTCGTCGCGGGGCAGCCCCTTCGCCCGCAGCACGTTCGTGTAGTCCACCTGGAGGATGCCGTTCTTCTTCACGATGCCGAACAGCATGAACAGCCCGATCATCGCGTAGATGTCGAGCGGGGTGCGGAGCAGCATGAGGGAGACGAGCGCGAACGGGAGCGTAAGGGGCACTGCCATCAGGATGGTGATGGGGTGAATGAGGCTCTCGAACTGCGCCGCGAGGATCATGTACATGAAGAGGAAGGCCAGGAAGAACGCGAGCAGGAAGTTCGCGTTCGAGTCGGCCATCAGCTTCGCTTCGCCGAGGAACTCGTAGCGGTACTCCGGCGGCAGGTCGAGGCCCTTCACGTACGCGTCCACCTCCGGCAGCGCGTCGCCGAGCGCCACGCCCGGCGCGAAGTTGCACTGGATGCCGATCTGCCGCTGCCGGTTGTAGCGCTCGATGGTCGCCGGCCCCTTTTCGTCCACGAGCGTCGCGAACGTGCGCAGCTCCACCGGCTTCCCGCTCGCGTCGGGTACGGTGAGTGCGTTGATGGCGTCCGGCCGGTCGCGGCCGGGCAGCGCGGCGCGGAGCCACACGTCGTACTGGTCGGCGCCCTCCTTGTACTTCGTCACCGGCTCGCCGCCGACGAGCAGGCCGAGCGCCGTCGCGACGCCCTGCACGTTCACGCGCTGGTCGGCGGCGCGCTGGCGGTCGATGCGGACCTGGAGTTCGGGGGTGCGGGCGGCGGCGTTGGTGTCCACGTCGGTGAAGCGCGGGTTCGCCTTCATCTTCCGGGTGATCTGCGCGGCGTACTCTTCGAGCTTCGCGGTGTCGGGGCCGCGGATGCTCAGGTCGAGCTGGGCGTTCTTGAACGCGCTGGAGCTGAACAGCTTCACGTCCTGCACGCCGGCCCGCATGTCGGGGTAGTCGGCCAGGATCGTGCGGGCGTCGGCCATCGCCTCGCGCTGGTCGAAGTCGCGCTCGCGCAGGTCGGTCATGCGGCAGTAGATGTTGACCAGCGTCACGTCGCCCTGGCCCTTGGGCGCGCGGCCGTCGGTCGGGCCGATCACGGTGAACACGTTCGTCACCCCGCGCACCGCCTTCAGCCGGGCCTCCAGTTCCGCGCACTGGGCCTCGGCCTGTTTGAGCGTGGTGCCCTCCTTCAGCGTGACGGCGACCTCGAACTCGCTCTGGTCGTCCTTCGGCACGAAGTCGGTGCCGACGATCATGAACAGCACCGGCGTGCTCAAGAAGGTGAGGACCGTCGCGAGCACGATCACCCACCGGTGCCGGAGCGACCACGCGAGGGTGGCGACGTAGCTACGTGTGAGCCAGCCGGAGGCGTGGGGGTCTTTGTTTTGGCCCTCTCCCGCAAGGGGAGAGGGCGAAGAACGCAGCGGCTTCAGCACCCACGCGCAGAGCATGGGGGTGAGGGTGAAGCTGACGCCCATGCTCATCAGGATCGAGAACGCGACCACGAACCCGAAGCTGTTGAAGAACCGCCCCACCTGCCCGGACATGAACGCGATCGGGGCGAAGATGACGACCAGCGAGAGCGTCGTCGCGATGACCGCGAGGGCGATCTCCTTCGTCGCGTTGCTCGCCGCGTCCCAGCCGCTCGAGCCCTCCTCTTCCATGTGCCGGAACACGTTCTCCAGCACCACCACCGCGTCGTCGATCACGATGCCGACGGCGAGGATGAGGCCGAGCAGCGTCATGTTGTTCAGGCTGAAGCCCATCACGTCCATGAACGCGAACGTGCCGACGATGCTCGTGGGCACCGCGGTCGCCGCGATCAGGGTGGCCCGCCAGTTGCGGAGGAACAGGAAGATCGTGGCGATCACCAGGAGCGCGGCCAGCACGAGGTGGAACTTCACCTCCTCGATGGACCCCTTGATGAACTTCGACTGGTCGCGGATGATCTCGGTTTTGATGTCGGCCGGGAGCGCGGCCTGGATCTTCGCGAGCCGGGCCTTGACCCGGTCGGCGACGGCCACGGTGTTCCCGCCGGACTGCTTCTGCACGATGAGGCTGACCGCGACGTTGCCGTCCAGCCGCGACTTGCCCCGCGGCTCCTCCACGCCGTCGGTCACGGTCGCGAGGTCCTTCACGCGGATCGAGTACTTGAGCCCGTCCTTGCCGGTGCGGGTGTCGATGATGATGTTCTCGAAGTCCGCGGGCGTCTGAACGCGGCCCACGGTGCGCAGCCCGAACTCCGTCAGGCCGCTGTCCACCTTCCCGCCGGGCAGTTCGACGTTCTGCGCCGCCAGGGCCCTCCGCACGTCCTCGG from the Frigoriglobus tundricola genome contains:
- a CDS encoding Gfo/Idh/MocA family protein; this translates as MPTNAPLNRKLRMGLIGGGQGSFIGRVHATAAVLDNRAALVAGALSSDPVRAKASAADYDIPAERAYASYKEMAETEAQRADKVDFVSVATPNHTHFEIAKTFVEAGFNVVCDKPLTLDLPQAEELLKVVETSGVVFAVTHNYTGYPLVRQAREMVLSGELGEINAIRSNYIQGWLRTRLEASDQKQAKWRTDPKQSGAAGCFGDIGTHAYNLGRFITGLLPKELSCSLKIFEEGRALDDYGVALVRFENGALATVTASQISHGRENDLFIEVDGTKGAIEWHQEEPNKLLVRKNGEPHKLYTRNGGPYLGAAQASSVRLPSGHPEAFFEAFANVYGTAYDAMVKRDAGQKFETVNTIYPNVYDGVEGMLFITQCVESSKHNGGWVPFRHPKSRK
- a CDS encoding PadR family transcriptional regulator, with translation MDADFLANWTTQMRKGLLELCVLATLKGDRMYGYDIAKRLSGVNGLVMGEGTIYPILSRFKKEGLVDTTLVESPEGPARKYYQLTARGRLLLTKMMKAWAEVRDGIETVTVGE
- a CDS encoding DUF1559 family PulG-like putative transporter; its protein translation is MPRRYVLVLVAVTLVVLGAGLLFTAVSRVREAAARMACTSHFKQWALALHNYAALFPDERGTKKLDAFPAGTVPNSVLPPEERLSWWVPVLPFMEQGAVCDQFDLTRGAGDPRNAEPVSHRLQWLVCPSSGEYDRGTHEWKSAAPLTHYVGVAGVGPDAATLPLGHPRAGVFGYDRRTAFLGDFPDGVSNTLLLIETAQTPGHWAYGGAATVRAFAPDMAPYIGPGRPFGGWHNGTPVLFGQRTHTCVVAMADGAVRSFSNATAPEVLEALATVAGHESLPADW
- a CDS encoding sigma-70 family RNA polymerase sigma factor — translated: MPPTPILHALSVAIGADTAPDSELLRRFADGNDRTAFELVVRRHAELVWGVCRATLPHDLHAAEDAFQATFLALARRAASVRDGSAAGWLFRVARNAAGRASARSARRRTEPLPDRQAADAPSVEETAAVRERAPVVIEEVDRLAAVLREPVVLCFFEGCTHAEAAARLGWPVGTVASRLARAKDLLRARLVRRGVTLPSAGVGAVLAADGASAAPVRHVLGIVGAPVGRIPPGVLSLTQGVLSAMRFAQLKTAVVVVVLAAGLAAGAAVPRTGSAAPTSDRATLARPAASRAPQKDKPDPKEREAKELKALKGEWRAVEIEADGMKLSEVGSAAIVATVRATFSDNDFRFSMMGNKGDFKLALALAESPHRINLTVQGGGENPDAGKVVHGIYERTGDTLKFSFDPKKTPTKFKAGAGQSFFIMERIKDEGEELKALAGEWKNAKPSTAEQVHAGTEDFAITLNIEQASARIKSGEVDETLAIRVDPSAVPPTIDLVATDGKENGTKLAGVYFRQRDKLMVCFSADAEDAPRPTELKPGDGRMFLVLERAPKK
- a CDS encoding efflux RND transporter permease subunit, which codes for MSIWDICIRRPVFTTMLVLGPVVLGMASYTRLGVELFPNVDVPVVVVTTTLRGAGVEEMESSVTRPVEEAVNTVSGIDELRSTTREGVSSVVIGFKLERNGDIAAQDVRDRVSTLLPRLPLGTDPPVVEKFNLDAAPVITVVVSGGPGRKLREVTEIAKKLIKEDLEAVTGVGAVVLVGGEQRAVNVTLKPDRLRAYDLSAEDVRRALAAQNVELPGGKVDSGLTEFGLRTVGRVQTPADFENIIIDTRTGKDGLKYSIRVKDLATVTDGVEEPRGKSRLDGNVAVSLIVQKQSGGNTVAVADRVKARLAKIQAALPADIKTEIIRDQSKFIKGSIEEVKFHLVLAALLVIATIFLFLRNWRATLIAATAVPTSIVGTFAFMDVMGFSLNNMTLLGLILAVGIVIDDAVVVLENVFRHMEEEGSSGWDAASNATKEIALAVIATTLSLVVIFAPIAFMSGQVGRFFNSFGFVVAFSILMSMGVSFTLTPMLCAWVLKPLRSSPSPLAGEGQNKDPHASGWLTRSYVATLAWSLRHRWVIVLATVLTFLSTPVLFMIVGTDFVPKDDQSEFEVAVTLKEGTTLKQAEAQCAELEARLKAVRGVTNVFTVIGPTDGRAPKGQGDVTLVNIYCRMTDLRERDFDQREAMADARTILADYPDMRAGVQDVKLFSSSAFKNAQLDLSIRGPDTAKLEEYAAQITRKMKANPRFTDVDTNAAARTPELQVRIDRQRAADQRVNVQGVATALGLLVGGEPVTKYKEGADQYDVWLRAALPGRDRPDAINALTVPDASGKPVELRTFATLVDEKGPATIERYNRQRQIGIQCNFAPGVALGDALPEVDAYVKGLDLPPEYRYEFLGEAKLMADSNANFLLAFFLAFLFMYMILAAQFESLIHPITILMAVPLTLPFALVSLMLLRTPLDIYAMIGLFMLFGIVKKNGILQVDYTNVLRAKGLPRDEAILRANEARFRPILMTTVMLVAAMIPIATGRGPGAGARASMAKVILGGQLLSLLLSLLVTPVAYSIWDDLLHRGKRIAAWATRRRARAARPEPAPDEMKETVLEVPVPVREAEPDAAPTGS